The following proteins are encoded in a genomic region of Aliiroseovarius sp. F47248L:
- a CDS encoding LysR family transcriptional regulator: MDWDKLRIFHAVADAGSLTHAGDALHLSQSAVSRQIRALEESLNATLFHRHARGLILTEQGELLFDASRAIDQRIEAAVARIRDSKEEVFGELRVTTTTAFGSLWLAPRLPKLYEKYPDLKIDLMLEEHVLDLPMREADVAIRMKEPSQADLIRKRLMDVHMRLYATPAYLAENGTPETLEDLSDHRLICQNTSSAQVRAGADLARELLTYDVKSLLTVNNYFGVLQAVLHNLGIGMLPDYLTQDIPGIQRVLPDVESKEIPVFLAYPEELRSSKRIEAFRDFVVEELIEHRKGRQD, from the coding sequence ATGGATTGGGACAAGCTCAGAATATTTCACGCGGTGGCGGATGCCGGGTCGTTGACCCATGCGGGTGATGCGTTGCACTTGTCGCAATCTGCGGTATCGCGCCAAATCCGTGCGTTGGAAGAAAGCCTGAATGCCACACTTTTTCACCGGCACGCACGTGGACTGATTCTCACGGAACAAGGCGAGCTGTTGTTTGACGCCTCACGCGCGATCGACCAGCGTATCGAAGCGGCTGTCGCGCGCATCCGTGACAGCAAGGAAGAAGTGTTTGGCGAATTGCGCGTCACGACCACCACCGCCTTTGGGTCTCTGTGGTTGGCCCCGCGTCTGCCAAAACTTTACGAGAAGTATCCCGATCTAAAGATCGACCTGATGCTGGAAGAACATGTGCTCGACCTGCCCATGCGAGAAGCTGACGTCGCGATTCGCATGAAAGAGCCCAGCCAGGCTGACCTGATCCGCAAACGCCTGATGGATGTCCATATGCGGCTCTATGCAACGCCTGCATACCTTGCCGAAAACGGAACACCCGAAACGCTGGAAGACTTATCCGATCACCGGTTGATTTGTCAGAACACATCCTCGGCGCAAGTCCGGGCGGGTGCAGATCTAGCGCGGGAATTGCTGACCTATGATGTTAAGTCCTTGCTAACCGTGAACAATTATTTCGGTGTACTTCAGGCAGTGCTACACAATCTTGGCATTGGGATGTTGCCTGACTATCTCACGCAGGACATACCCGGCATCCAACGAGTGCTTCCCGATGTTGAAAGCAAGGAGATCCCAGTATTTCTTGCCTATCCTGAAGAACTGCGCTCTTCAAAGCGGATCGAAGCATTCCGGGATTTCGTCGTAGAAGAACTGATCGAGCATCGCAAGGGCCGACAGGACTAG